CCAGGGACGGCGTCAAGCGGTACTTCACGCTGCGCCATGTTTCGGAGGGCGACGCGGCGGCCATCGCTGCCGGGGCGGCGCCCTTCCTGCGCGGCCGCAAGACCATGTTCTTCGTCGACGCCCGCAAGACGGCCGAGGCCCTGCGGCCGCGCCTCGCGGCGCTGGGCCTGGCGGTGCAGGTCCACCACGCCAGCGTGGACAAGCGCTTGCGCGAGGCGGCCGAGGCGGCCGTGCAGCAGGAAGGCGCGACCTGCCTGCTGTGCACCAGCACGATGGAACTGGGCGTGGACGTCGGGGATGTGGACGCGGTGGTGCAACTGGGCGCCCCGCAGTCCGTGGCGTCGTACCTCCAGCGCATGGGCCGGAGCGGCCGGCGGGGCGCCCCCGGCCACATGGTGGTGCTGGCGGGCGACCGCGACGGCTTCCTGCGGGCGATCGCCCTGACCGAACTCGCGCGCCGCCGCTGGGTCGAACCGGTGCGCCTCGCCGACCGCGACTGGGCCGTGTACGTCCAGCAACTGCTCGTGCGCCTCCTGGCGCGCGGCGCGGCCGCTCCCGACGATCTCTACCGGCAGATCAAGGCGTGCGCGGCGTTCAAGGGAATCCGCCACGCCGAATTCGCCGCCGTCATCGACCACCTGGTCTCGCTCGACCTGGTGGAGCGCACGGGCGCCGAGCGACTGGGCGGCCGCGCGACCCGGCTGCGGCTGGGGTTCGCGGCCGAACGCGAGCTGGGCGGCCGCCAATGGGCGGCGTTGCGCTCGGTGTTCGAGGGCGGCGGGGCGCAGCTGGTCGTGTACTCCGACGGCGAGGCCGTCGGGACGGTCGATCGCGGCTTCGCATCGCGGCTCAAGGAGGGAGCGGAGTTCACGCTCGCCGGCCAGAACTGGCGGCCCGAGCGCATCGACTGGAGTTCCGCCCGCATCGACGTCGCGCCCGGCGCGGCCGGCGGGATGCCGTCATGGCGGGGAGCCGGCGGGGCGATCATGGCCGGCGCGGTGGCGCTCGAGATGCGCGGGTTGCTGGTCCAGGCCGAGTTCCCGGGTTACCTCGATCCGCCCGAGCGAGCCTACCTCGACCGGTTGCGGGCCGAAGCCGCGGAAGCCGGCCTGGCGCCCGGCAGCATCCCCGTGCAGGGCAGCTCCAACCGGCTGGATGGTCGCAGCAAGCGACTGACACTATGGACCATGGCCGGCGAGCGCGCCAATCGCGTCCTGGCCTTGCTGCTGGAGGCCGAACTGGGCGCCCGCAGCCATGCCGACTGGGAGCACGTGGCGCTGTCGGCCGCGGCGCCGGGCGGCAAGCTGGATCCGGCCGAACTCGCGGCTGTCATGACGCGCGTGGGCGCCGCGGGACTCACGCAGGCCGATCGCCGGGCGGTGATCGAGCGCCTGCCTACCGCCGGCGGCTCGCGGTTCTTGAAGTACCTTCCGCCCCGCTTCGCCGCGGAGGCCCGCGCCGCGGACCTGATCGACTTCGCCGAGGCCGAGGCCTTCCTCGCGATGCATCGCGTCAACCTGGTGGTCGCGGGCGCGCCGGATCGCGGTCCGCCTGTACCATCGAGGTCATGATCCAGGCAATCGCCCGCGAACTCTCGCTGTCCCCCGAGCAGGTGGCCAAGGTCGTCGACCTGCTCGACGCGGGCAACACGATCCCCTTCCTGGCGCGCTACCGGAAGGAGGCGTCGGGCGGCCTCGACGAAGTGGCGCTGCGGGAGGTGCAGGCGGCGCTCGCCCGGCATCGCAAGCTCGCGGAGCGGCGTGCCGAAATCGAGCGATCTCTGGCCGAACAGGGCGTCCTGACCGCCGACCTGAAGGCGCGTATCCGCGAAGCCGACAAGCTCGCGGTGCTCGAGGACCTCTACCTGCCCTTTCGTCCCAAGCGCCGCACCCGCGCCACCATGGCCCGAGACCGCGGGCTGGAGCCGCTATTCGAGCTGCTCCGGCGGCCGCCCGAAGCGTCGCCCGAGCAGGCGGCGGCTCGCTTCGTGGATCCGGCCAAGGAAGTGCCGGATGTCGCCGCGGCCCTCGCCGGCGCCCGGGACATCCTGGCCGAGCAGGCGGCCGAGGATCCGGAAGTCCGGGGCCGCGCCAGGCACCTGGCGCTCGGGCAGGGCGTCCTGGTGGCGGCCAGGGCACCCAAGGCGGACGATCCCCAGGGGAAGTACGCGCAGTACTACGCCTTCTCGGAAGCGGTGAATCGCATCCAGCCGCACCGCGTCCTGGCCTGCGACCGCGGCGAGGCCGAGAACGTCCTGAAGGTGGGCGTCGAGCTGCCCGACGATCGGCTGCTCGTCGTCATGCGCGAGCGATTCGGGGTGCGCAGCCCGCGCTGGCGCGAGGAGGTCGAGGCGGCGCTGGCCGACGGTTACAAGCGCCTGCTCCGGCCGGCGATCGAGCGCGAGGTCCGCGTGGCCCTCACCGAGCGGGCGCAGGCCCACGCCACCGGGGTCTTCGCGGCAAACGTCAAGGCGTTGCTGCTCCAGCCGCCGCTGCGCGGCAAGGTGGTCATGGGCATCGACCCGGGATTTCGCACCGGCTGCAAGGTCGTCGTCGTGGACGCGACCGGCAAGCCTCTCTTCGACGGGATCGCGATCTACCCCCACGAGCCGCAGAAGCAGTGGGCGCAGGCGCTCCAGACGATCCGGGATCTGATCGCCCGGCACTGCGTGGCGGTCGTGGCGATCGGCAACGGCACGGCCAGCCGCGAGACCGAGGTTCTGGTGGCCGAGGCGATCGCCGGCACGCCGGTCAAGTACGCGCTGGTGTCGGAAGCCGGCGCGAGCGTCTATTCGGCCTCCGAGGTCGCCCGCGAGGAGTTCCCGCACCTCGACGCGACCCAAAGGGGCACGCTGTCGATCGCCCGCCGCCTGCAGGATCCGCTGGCCGAACTGGTCAAGATCGATCCGCAGGCCATCGGCGTCGGCCTCTACCAGCACGACCTGGACCAGAAGGCCCTGGCCGCCGCCCTGGACGCGGTCGTGGAAGACGCGGTCAACCACGCGGGCGTCGATCTCAACACGGCATCCTGGCCCCTCCTGACGCGGGTGGCGGGGGTCGGCAAGAAGGTGGCGCGGGAAATAGTCGGCCACCGCGAGGCCGCGGGCGCCTTCCGCTCCCGCGCCGACCTCCGCAAGGTCAAGGGCCTCGGGGACAGGACCTTCGAGCAATGCGCGGGTTTCCTGCGCGTCCCGGGCGGCGCCGAACCGCTTGACAACACCGCGATCCATCCCGAATCGTACCCCGCGACCCGCACCCTCCTCGGGAGGCTGGGCCTGGATCCGCGGCGGCCCGACCCAGCGGCGCTCCGCCGCGCCGACCCCGCGAAAATGGCTCCGGAGCTGGGTATCGGCGTCCCGACCCTGCGCGACATCCTGGCCAACCTGGAAAAGCCGGGCCGCGACCCCCGGGAGGATCTGCCGGCCCCTCACCTGCGCCACGACGTCTTGAAACTCGCGGATCTCAAGCCCGGGATGCGCCTGACCGGCACCGTCCGCAACGTCGTGGATTTCGGCGCCTTCGTGGATATCGGCGTGAAGAACGACGGCCTGGTCCACGTCTCCGAACTGGCGGAGCGCTTCGTCAAGAACCCCCTGGAGGTCGTCTCGGTCGGCGACGTCATCGAGGTCGAGGTGCTAGGGGTGGACGAAGCCCGACAACGCTTGTCGCTGAGCCGCAAGCGCGCCCTGGGCGGCGGATCGGGCTGAGTTGACTCGGATTGTGCTTCAGTCTAGTCTAAGACTAGTCTGAACAGGAGGTGGCCCATGCGGGAAGTGGGGGCCTACGAGGCCAAGACGCACCTTCCCAGGTTGCTCGAAGACGTTCGCAAGGGCGAGACCATCGTCATCACCAAGCACGGCGTTCCGGTCGCCCATCTGGTGCCGCCGCCGGCCAGCCGGCGCCGGACCATCGCGGAGCTGCAGCGAGACATGGAGGCGTTGCGCAGAGAAGTCGGCCCCATCGGAATTCCCATCCGGGACTTGATCGAGGAAGGGCGCCGCTACTGATGCCGTTCGTGATCGACGCGTCGACGGTGCTGGCCTGGACGTTCCTCGACGAGGCGAGCGAGCGGGCGAGGGCGATCGTGGAGCGCCTGGAAGACGACACTGCCGAGGCGCCGGCGGTCTGGCCGGTCGAGGTCGCCAATGCCCTGCTGGTCGCGGAGCGCCGCGGGCGCCTGTCTCACTCCGAGATGGTGAGCGCCGGCGCCGCCGTCTCCGAACTCGCGGTGAAGGTCGAAGGGGCCCACTTCCCGGACGTTCTCCAGTCCACCCTGGCGGTGGCCCGCCGGCATGCGCTGTCCGCCTACGACGCCTCCTACCTGGAACTCGCCTCCCGCCGCAATCTTCCCCTGGCGACGCTGGATCGCCGCCTCGAGACCGCCGCCCGGGCTGCCGGCATCGCCCTGCTGTAGGCGGCGCTCGCGTTTCGCGCTTGCGGCCGGCCCTCTGGAGCCTGGGGGCGGAAAGCGACGCGCGAAAGGACCCGGTGCCATACCGTCGCCCCGGCGAAAGCCGGGGCCTAGCCAGCGCAGCGCCAAACCCCTTCCATTTTGACCTGACTGCCGCTTACGTCCGCGGTCTAGAGGTCGCCTGATAGGTCCTTCCAATCAGGGTTCATCTGCTCGATGAGAGCGATCTTCCAGCTCCGCCGCCACTCCTTCAGGGCCTTCTCCCGCCCGATCGCGGCGAGCATCGAGTCATGGCGCTCGTACCAGACCAGGTTGCGCACGCCATGCCTCTTCGTGAAGCTCTCGGCGACCCCGTTCCTGTGCTCCCAGATGCGCCCGGGCAGATTCGCGGTCACGCCGACGTAGAGCGTCCCGTTCCGGCGGCTCGCCAGGATGTAGACGCAGGGCTCTCGGCTGAATGTCATTTCTGGCCTCACATGACGGGGGCGTCACTCTGGCTAGGCCCCGGCTTTCGCCGGGGCGACGTTGTGTGCGCAGCGTAGTAGCATAGATTAGCGTATCACACGCCGTGGGGTGCGCTGCCCTCGGCGACTGCCCGTCCGGTAGCCCCTACGTACTGGCCGGAGAACTACGGAAGTAGGCTGGCCACGGGCTGCTAAACTGGTCTCATGACGCAGCATCTCGCCACCCGCCCCCTCATGGTCGCCGCCGCGCGGCGCGAGCCTGTTACGAGGGCGCCGGTCTGGATCATGCGGCAGGCCGGCCGCTACTTGCCCGAGTACCGGGCCATCCGTGAGAAGCACGGCTTCATGGAGATGTGCAAGACGCCGGAGCTGGCGGCGGAGGTCAGCCACCAGCCGATCGAACGCCTCGGCGTGGACGCGGCGATCATCTTCTCCGACATCCTGATCCCGCTCGAGGCCATGGGCTTGCCGGTGGAGTTCACGGAGAAAGGCCCCAAGCTAGCCCAGCCCATCCGGAGCGTGGCCGACGTGGTGGGCCTGCGCATCCCGGAGCCGGCCGAGGACATGCCCTTCGTGGCCGAGGCCATCCGCATCCTGGGCCAGCGCCTGGCTGGCAAGGTGCCCATCATCGGCTTCTCGGGCGCCCCCTTCACCCTTGCCTCGTACGCGGTGGATGGCGGCGGCAGCAAGGATTACGCCCAGTCCAAGAAGCTCATGGTGACCGAGCCCAAGGCCTTTGGCCTGCTGCTCGACAAGCTCGCCGAGACCATCGCCCGCTCGCTCGAAGCCCAGGTCAAGGCCGGCGCCAGCCTCGTGCAGATCTTCGACTCGTGGGGCGGCGTCCTGTCCGAGAGCGCCTACCGGGAGTTCGCGCTGCCGGCCACCCGCAAGGCCGTCGAGATGACGCGGACCCGCACAGGCGTGCCCATCATCTACTACCTGGGCGGCGGTCCGCACCTGCTGACCCCGAGCGTCCGCACCGGCGCGGACGTGCTGTCGGTGGACTGGCGGCTGGATCTGGGCAAGGTGCTCGATCGCCACGGCAAGAAGGTGGCGGTGCAGGGCAACCTCGACCCCACGCTGCTTTACGCCGATCCGGCGCGCATCCGCGCCGAGGTGGCGAAGATCCGGGCGAGCGTGGCCGGCCGGCCAGGCCACATCTGGAACCTGGGCCACGGCATCCTGCCGGACATCCCGGTGGAGCATGCCCGGGCCTTCGTCGAGGCGGCGCGTGGCGACTGAGTTCACCGTCCCGCGGGACCTGGTCTGGAAGTACGACGTCCCGGGCCCGCGCTACACCAGCTATCCCACGGTACCCGAGTGGTCGGCCGAGTACGCCGCCGGGGACGCGATCGCCTCGCTGCAGGCCAACGCCGCCCAGCGCCGGGGCGTGCCGCTCTCGCTGTACGTGCACGTGCCGTTCTGCACCAAGCTCTGCTACTACTGCGGCTGCAACATCCACCTGACTCGCGACGACGCCCTGGTCGAGCGCTACCTCGACGCCGTCGCGACCGAACTGGCGCTGGTGGCCGAACACGTGGACGGGGCCCGGCGGATCGTGCAGATCCACTGGGGCGGCGGGACGCCCACGCACCTGAACCCGCGCCAGATCGAGCGGCTATTCGGGATCCTCACCGGGCGCTTCGGGCTGGCCGCGGATGCCGAGATCTCGCTGGAAGTCCATCCCAACGTCACCACTCCGGACCACATGCGCACCCTGGCGAGCCTGGGCTTCAACCGCATCAGCATGGGCGTGCAGGATTTCGATCCGACCGTCCAGCAGGCCATTCACCGCATCCAGCCCTTCGAACTGACCCGCGATCTGGTGGATCTGGCTCGGGAACTCAAGTTCCAGAGCGTCAACCTCGACCTGATGTACGGCCTGCCGCACCAGACCGCGCCGCGCTTCGCGGACACTCTCGAGAAAGTCGGTCGCATCCGGCCGGATCGCGTGGCGCTGTTCAACTACGCGCACCTCCCGAGCGTCTACCCGCACCAGAAGGCCTTCAAGGAACTGCCGACCCGCGACCAGAAGCTCGACCTGTTCGAACTCGCGATCGCCTACTTCACCGGCCAGGGCTACCAGTACATCGGGATGGACCACTTCGCCCTGCCCGAGAACGAACTGTCCCGCGCCCGCGCCGACCGCACGCTGCGCCGCAACTTCATGGGCTACACGACCTGCGCCGACAGCGACCTCCTGTCGCTGGGCATGTCGGCCATCAGCGACCTGGATGGCGCGTTCTACCAGAACGAGCGGAAGCTCCCCGGCTACTTCGAAGCGCTGGACGCCGGCCGCCTGCCGGTGATCCGCGGCATGGACGTGTCGCCGGACGATAAGCTGCGCCGCGAGGTGATCTACACGCTGGCCTGCCACGGCTGGCTCGACAAGGAGGCCGTGGCGGCGCGGCACGGCATCGCGTTCGACACCCACTTCGCCCCCGAACTGGCCGATCTCCGGCCGCTCGCCCAGGACGGCCTGGTGGCGCTTGAACCCGGCCACATCCAGGTGCTGCCGCGAGGCCAGGTGCTCATCCGCAATGTCTGCATGGTCTTCGACGCCTACCTCCGCAACAAGCCCGAGAAGGCCCGCA
Above is a window of Candidatus Tanganyikabacteria bacterium DNA encoding:
- a CDS encoding DEAD/DEAH box helicase: MALLGRLRKVAPKSAALPAEERSAPDNPVMRLHPLLRDRIADRLGWSDLRPAQKLAIAPILDGANTLILAPTAGGKTEAAFFPVLSCLQTDRLTPVSVLYLSPLKALLNNQDPRLLRLAGLVDRTAFRWHGDVTDGAKEAFLRDPADILLITPESLEGLFLSHLERVFARLRFVVVDEIHAFAGTDRGSHLLALIDRVAGSCGRDIQRIGLSATVGNPAELLAWLSGASGRPQVVVNPPRDGVKRYFTLRHVSEGDAAAIAAGAAPFLRGRKTMFFVDARKTAEALRPRLAALGLAVQVHHASVDKRLREAAEAAVQQEGATCLLCTSTMELGVDVGDVDAVVQLGAPQSVASYLQRMGRSGRRGAPGHMVVLAGDRDGFLRAIALTELARRRWVEPVRLADRDWAVYVQQLLVRLLARGAAAPDDLYRQIKACAAFKGIRHAEFAAVIDHLVSLDLVERTGAERLGGRATRLRLGFAAERELGGRQWAALRSVFEGGGAQLVVYSDGEAVGTVDRGFASRLKEGAEFTLAGQNWRPERIDWSSARIDVAPGAAGGMPSWRGAGGAIMAGAVALEMRGLLVQAEFPGYLDPPERAYLDRLRAEAAEAGLAPGSIPVQGSSNRLDGRSKRLTLWTMAGERANRVLALLLEAELGARSHADWEHVALSAAAPGGKLDPAELAAVMTRVGAAGLTQADRRAVIERLPTAGGSRFLKYLPPRFAAEARAADLIDFAEAEAFLAMHRVNLVVAGAPDRGPPVPSRS
- a CDS encoding type II toxin-antitoxin system prevent-host-death family antitoxin, coding for MREVGAYEAKTHLPRLLEDVRKGETIVITKHGVPVAHLVPPPASRRRTIAELQRDMEALRREVGPIGIPIRDLIEEGRRY
- the hemE gene encoding uroporphyrinogen decarboxylase, with product MVAAARREPVTRAPVWIMRQAGRYLPEYRAIREKHGFMEMCKTPELAAEVSHQPIERLGVDAAIIFSDILIPLEAMGLPVEFTEKGPKLAQPIRSVADVVGLRIPEPAEDMPFVAEAIRILGQRLAGKVPIIGFSGAPFTLASYAVDGGGSKDYAQSKKLMVTEPKAFGLLLDKLAETIARSLEAQVKAGASLVQIFDSWGGVLSESAYREFALPATRKAVEMTRTRTGVPIIYYLGGGPHLLTPSVRTGADVLSVDWRLDLGKVLDRHGKKVAVQGNLDPTLLYADPARIRAEVAKIRASVAGRPGHIWNLGHGILPDIPVEHARAFVEAARGD
- a CDS encoding RNA-binding transcriptional accessory protein; its protein translation is MIQAIARELSLSPEQVAKVVDLLDAGNTIPFLARYRKEASGGLDEVALREVQAALARHRKLAERRAEIERSLAEQGVLTADLKARIREADKLAVLEDLYLPFRPKRRTRATMARDRGLEPLFELLRRPPEASPEQAAARFVDPAKEVPDVAAALAGARDILAEQAAEDPEVRGRARHLALGQGVLVAARAPKADDPQGKYAQYYAFSEAVNRIQPHRVLACDRGEAENVLKVGVELPDDRLLVVMRERFGVRSPRWREEVEAALADGYKRLLRPAIEREVRVALTERAQAHATGVFAANVKALLLQPPLRGKVVMGIDPGFRTGCKVVVVDATGKPLFDGIAIYPHEPQKQWAQALQTIRDLIARHCVAVVAIGNGTASRETEVLVAEAIAGTPVKYALVSEAGASVYSASEVAREEFPHLDATQRGTLSIARRLQDPLAELVKIDPQAIGVGLYQHDLDQKALAAALDAVVEDAVNHAGVDLNTASWPLLTRVAGVGKKVAREIVGHREAAGAFRSRADLRKVKGLGDRTFEQCAGFLRVPGGAEPLDNTAIHPESYPATRTLLGRLGLDPRRPDPAALRRADPAKMAPELGIGVPTLRDILANLEKPGRDPREDLPAPHLRHDVLKLADLKPGMRLTGTVRNVVDFGAFVDIGVKNDGLVHVSELAERFVKNPLEVVSVGDVIEVEVLGVDEARQRLSLSRKRALGGGSG
- a CDS encoding GIY-YIG nuclease family protein → MTFSREPCVYILASRRNGTLYVGVTANLPGRIWEHRNGVAESFTKRHGVRNLVWYERHDSMLAAIGREKALKEWRRSWKIALIEQMNPDWKDLSGDL
- a CDS encoding type II toxin-antitoxin system VapC family toxin, encoding MPFVIDASTVLAWTFLDEASERARAIVERLEDDTAEAPAVWPVEVANALLVAERRGRLSHSEMVSAGAAVSELAVKVEGAHFPDVLQSTLAVARRHALSAYDASYLELASRRNLPLATLDRRLETAARAAGIALL
- the hemN gene encoding oxygen-independent coproporphyrinogen III oxidase, which translates into the protein MPGPSSRRRVATEFTVPRDLVWKYDVPGPRYTSYPTVPEWSAEYAAGDAIASLQANAAQRRGVPLSLYVHVPFCTKLCYYCGCNIHLTRDDALVERYLDAVATELALVAEHVDGARRIVQIHWGGGTPTHLNPRQIERLFGILTGRFGLAADAEISLEVHPNVTTPDHMRTLASLGFNRISMGVQDFDPTVQQAIHRIQPFELTRDLVDLARELKFQSVNLDLMYGLPHQTAPRFADTLEKVGRIRPDRVALFNYAHLPSVYPHQKAFKELPTRDQKLDLFELAIAYFTGQGYQYIGMDHFALPENELSRARADRTLRRNFMGYTTCADSDLLSLGMSAISDLDGAFYQNERKLPGYFEALDAGRLPVIRGMDVSPDDKLRREVIYTLACHGWLDKEAVAARHGIAFDTHFAPELADLRPLAQDGLVALEPGHIQVLPRGQVLIRNVCMVFDAYLRNKPEKARTFSRTV